From one Amycolatopsis sp. FDAARGOS 1241 genomic stretch:
- the cofD gene encoding 2-phospho-L-lactate transferase → MKIVVLVGGVGGARFLLGVKTALGLPATGEPDEPSPHEVTALVNTGDDVWMHGLRICPDLDTCMYTLGGGIDTERGWGHEGETWVVKEELAAYGAEPTWFGLGDKDIATHLIRSRMLRAGYPLSAVTEALCDRWRPGVRLLPMTDDRVETHVVIDDPDQPEQRKAIHFQEWWVRYQAGPPAHSIVAVGNDEAKPGPGVLEALAEADVVLFAPSNPVVSVGTTLGVPGVREALRKSPAKVVGVSPIIGGKALRGMADACLTAIGVETSAEAVGRHYGARSEGGVLDGWLVAEEDHDVTVPGVSVRAVPLLMSDVDATAAMVRAALDVAGVPGV, encoded by the coding sequence GTGAAGATCGTCGTTCTGGTCGGTGGAGTGGGCGGGGCGCGCTTCCTGCTCGGGGTGAAGACCGCGCTGGGCCTGCCCGCGACGGGCGAGCCGGACGAGCCGTCGCCACACGAGGTCACCGCGCTGGTGAACACCGGTGACGACGTGTGGATGCACGGCCTGCGCATCTGCCCCGACCTCGACACCTGCATGTACACCCTCGGCGGCGGCATCGACACCGAACGCGGCTGGGGCCACGAGGGCGAGACGTGGGTGGTCAAGGAGGAGCTCGCCGCGTACGGCGCAGAGCCGACGTGGTTCGGGCTGGGAGACAAGGACATCGCGACGCACCTGATCCGCTCGCGGATGCTGCGCGCGGGCTACCCGCTCTCGGCCGTCACCGAGGCGCTGTGCGACCGCTGGCGCCCCGGCGTGCGGCTGCTGCCGATGACCGACGACCGCGTGGAGACCCACGTCGTCATCGACGACCCGGACCAGCCGGAGCAGCGGAAGGCGATCCACTTCCAGGAGTGGTGGGTGCGCTACCAGGCCGGCCCGCCGGCGCACTCGATCGTCGCGGTCGGCAACGACGAGGCGAAACCGGGCCCGGGCGTGCTCGAGGCCCTGGCCGAGGCCGACGTGGTGCTGTTCGCGCCGTCGAACCCGGTGGTGAGCGTGGGGACGACGCTGGGGGTGCCGGGCGTGCGCGAAGCACTGCGGAAGTCGCCGGCCAAGGTCGTCGGGGTGTCGCCGATCATCGGCGGCAAGGCGCTGCGCGGCATGGCCGACGCGTGCCTCACCGCGATCGGTGTGGAGACCTCCGCCGAAGCCGTCGGCCGGCACTACGGCGCGCGGTCCGAGGGCGGGGTGCTCGACGGCTGGCTCGTCGCCGAGGAGGACCACGACGTGACGGTGCCGGGCGTGTCCGTGCGCGCGGTGCCGCTGCTGATGTCCGATGTGGACGCGACCGCCGCGATGGTGCGGGCGGCCCTGGATGTTGCGGGAGTACCCGGTGTCTGA
- a CDS encoding NUDIX hydrolase, whose product MTLHADAVATLTSWTPSAPSQESLRQAYLGFLAARDDSVQRSCAAGHLTASAVVLDSTGTQVLLTLHPRVGRWLQLGGHCEPSDPSLAAAALREATEESGIPDLTIGSAPVHLDVHPITCSLGVPTRHFDVRYAVTAPAGATPVRSSESDDLRWWPIDALPAGSEDLTELITAATSSR is encoded by the coding sequence GTGACCTTGCACGCGGACGCCGTCGCGACGCTCACTTCGTGGACGCCCTCGGCGCCTTCACAAGAGTCCCTGCGCCAGGCGTACCTCGGTTTCTTGGCCGCACGGGACGATTCGGTTCAGCGCTCATGCGCGGCCGGGCACCTCACGGCGTCGGCGGTGGTCCTCGACTCGACGGGCACGCAGGTCCTGCTGACGCTCCACCCGCGCGTCGGCCGCTGGCTGCAGCTGGGCGGGCACTGCGAACCGTCCGACCCGTCGCTCGCGGCCGCGGCCCTGCGGGAGGCGACGGAGGAGTCGGGCATTCCGGACCTGACGATCGGTTCCGCGCCCGTCCACCTGGACGTCCACCCGATCACGTGCTCGCTGGGCGTCCCGACCCGACACTTCGACGTGCGCTACGCGGTCACCGCACCGGCCGGCGCCACCCCCGTGCGCAGCTCGGAGTCCGACGACCTCCGCTGGTGGCCGATCGACGCGCTGCCCGCCGGGTCCGAGGATCTGACGGAACTGATCACAGCAGCCACTTCGTCCCGTTAG
- a CDS encoding FAD-dependent monooxygenase → MDTTVLIAGAGPTGLTLAIELARRDVAVRLVDKANEYFTGSRGDGLQPRTLEVFEDLGVLDAVLAAGAPPFRMKVYLGGRFAQERTMAETVEPTPAVPYPNAWFLGQSQTEGILRDRLAEFGVHVELSTAMAGLTQDDEGVTAQLSTGETVRAEYLVGADGGKSFVRKALGIPFEGTTDDTIHMLLGDVQAEGLAHDSAYWFATAENPMSGVIFTPLAGTPHFQFGAPLGDEAAAASLPALQARLDAVSGGGIRLHDLAWSTVWRPNVRLAAAFRRGRVFLAGDAAHVHPPTGGQGLNTGVQDAYNLGWKLADGSPCLLDSYEAERRAVAARVLGVSTAIMEKYADGDEDAHRRGEETKQLDVGYRGGPLAPVSAGALRAGDRAPDAPLADANGKAVRLFELFRGPHATELVFGAGSPAGSMPGFRILPVGATASGSDLVDAGGHAFAAYEATPGRRVVIRPDGYVWSISEA, encoded by the coding sequence ATGGACACCACGGTGCTGATCGCCGGCGCGGGGCCGACCGGGCTGACGCTGGCGATCGAGCTGGCCCGGCGCGACGTCGCCGTGCGGCTGGTCGACAAGGCGAACGAGTACTTCACCGGCTCGCGCGGTGACGGTCTGCAGCCGCGCACGCTGGAGGTCTTCGAGGACCTGGGCGTGCTCGACGCGGTGCTGGCCGCGGGTGCGCCGCCGTTCCGGATGAAGGTGTACCTCGGGGGCCGGTTCGCGCAGGAGCGCACGATGGCCGAAACGGTGGAGCCGACGCCGGCCGTGCCGTACCCGAACGCCTGGTTCCTGGGCCAGTCGCAGACCGAGGGCATCCTGCGCGACCGGCTCGCGGAGTTCGGCGTGCACGTGGAGCTGAGCACGGCAATGGCCGGGCTGACGCAGGACGACGAAGGGGTCACGGCGCAGCTGTCGACGGGCGAGACGGTGCGCGCCGAGTACCTGGTGGGCGCCGACGGCGGCAAGAGCTTCGTGCGCAAGGCGCTGGGGATCCCGTTCGAGGGCACCACCGACGACACGATCCACATGCTGCTCGGCGACGTCCAGGCCGAGGGCCTCGCCCACGACTCCGCCTACTGGTTCGCGACCGCCGAAAACCCGATGAGTGGCGTCATCTTCACCCCGCTCGCCGGCACGCCGCACTTCCAGTTCGGCGCGCCGCTGGGCGACGAGGCTGCCGCCGCTTCCCTGCCCGCCCTGCAGGCCCGCCTCGACGCCGTCTCCGGCGGCGGGATCCGGCTGCACGACCTCGCGTGGTCCACCGTCTGGCGCCCGAACGTCCGCCTCGCGGCCGCGTTCCGCCGGGGCCGCGTGTTCCTCGCGGGCGACGCCGCCCACGTCCACCCGCCGACGGGTGGGCAGGGCCTGAACACGGGTGTGCAGGACGCGTACAACCTGGGCTGGAAACTGGCCGACGGCTCGCCTTGCCTGCTCGACTCCTACGAAGCGGAGCGCCGCGCCGTCGCCGCTCGCGTGCTCGGCGTCTCCACGGCGATCATGGAGAAGTACGCGGACGGCGACGAGGACGCCCACCGGCGCGGGGAGGAGACGAAGCAACTCGACGTCGGGTACCGGGGCGGACCGCTCGCCCCCGTTTCGGCCGGCGCGCTGCGCGCCGGGGACCGCGCGCCGGACGCGCCCCTGGCGGACGCGAACGGCAAGGCGGTGCGGCTGTTCGAGCTGTTCCGGGGCCCGCACGCCACGGAGCTGGTGTTCGGGGCCGGTTCTCCGGCCGGCTCGATGCCGGGGTTCCGGATCCTGCCCGTCGGTGCCACCGCCTCGGGCTCCGACCTGGTGGACGCGGGCGGGCACGCGTTCGCCGCCTACGAGGCCACGCCGGGCCGCCGCGTGGTGATCCGCCCGGACGGCTACGTGTGGTCGATCTCGGAGGCCTGA
- the dapC gene encoding succinyldiaminopimelate transaminase — protein sequence MTTRALPDFPWDSLAEVKARAQAHPGGIVDLSVGTPVDPVPAGIREALASVSDIPGYPATHGTPALRAAAVESLGRRYGVTGLETDAVLPTIGSKEAVAWLPRMLGFGPGDLVVIPELAYPTYEVGALLAGADVVRADGLTQLGPQRPAMIWLNSPSNPTGKVLPVEHLRKVVEWARERDVIVASDECYLSLAWDAEPVSVLHPSVHRGRLDGLLALHSLSKSANLASYRAGFITGDPKLVKRLLEIRKHAGMIVPRPVQEAMVAALTDDEAAAAQRERYARRRLVLRKALQDNGFEISHSEAGLYLWSSRGEPALDTVAWLADRGILVAPGTFYGPAGGKHVRVALTATDERIDAAVERLSS from the coding sequence ATGACGACTCGCGCACTGCCCGACTTCCCCTGGGATTCGCTCGCCGAAGTCAAAGCCCGCGCGCAGGCGCATCCCGGCGGGATCGTCGACCTCTCCGTCGGCACGCCCGTGGACCCGGTTCCGGCCGGAATCCGCGAAGCGCTGGCCTCGGTTTCGGACATCCCGGGGTACCCGGCCACCCACGGCACGCCCGCGCTGCGGGCCGCCGCGGTCGAGTCGCTCGGCCGGCGGTACGGCGTCACGGGCCTCGAGACCGACGCCGTGCTGCCGACCATCGGGTCGAAAGAGGCCGTGGCCTGGCTGCCGCGGATGCTCGGCTTCGGTCCGGGTGACCTGGTGGTGATCCCCGAGCTCGCGTACCCGACGTACGAGGTGGGCGCGCTCCTGGCGGGTGCCGACGTCGTGCGCGCCGACGGGCTCACGCAGCTCGGCCCGCAGCGCCCGGCGATGATCTGGCTCAACTCGCCGTCGAACCCGACCGGCAAGGTGCTGCCCGTCGAGCACCTGCGCAAGGTCGTCGAGTGGGCGCGTGAGCGCGACGTCATCGTCGCCTCCGACGAGTGCTACCTCTCCCTCGCGTGGGACGCCGAGCCCGTGTCGGTGCTGCACCCGTCCGTCCACCGTGGACGGCTCGACGGGCTGCTGGCCCTGCACTCGCTCTCGAAGTCGGCGAACCTCGCCAGCTACCGCGCCGGGTTCATCACCGGCGACCCGAAGCTGGTCAAGCGGCTGCTGGAGATCCGCAAGCACGCGGGCATGATCGTCCCGCGGCCGGTGCAGGAGGCCATGGTCGCCGCCCTCACCGACGACGAAGCCGCGGCCGCGCAGCGCGAGCGCTACGCCCGCCGCCGGCTCGTGCTGCGGAAGGCGTTGCAGGACAACGGTTTCGAGATCTCCCACTCCGAAGCGGGCCTGTACCTGTGGTCCTCGCGCGGCGAACCCGCGTTGGACACCGTGGCCTGGCTCGCCGACCGCGGCATCCTCGTCGCCCCGGGCACGTTCTACGGCCCGGCCGGCGGCAAGCACGTGCGCGTCGCCCTCACCGCGACGGACGAGCGCATCGACGCGGCCGTCGAGCGGCTGAGCTCCTGA
- a CDS encoding glycosyltransferase family 2 protein produces MTEPRSYGDNLAVVTVTYFAGETLEKFLDTLDKATDRDVRVVVADNASTDGAPEKAAGRENVQLVSIGENVGYGTAANRGVAALDDSYGWVVVVNPDLEWEPGSLDALLEVAKRWPRGGAFGPLIHDLDGTVYPSARLLPSFGRGIGHAVFSKVWPGNPWTRQYRQENATPVERTSEWLSGSCQLFRREAFDSVGGFDTRYFMYFEDVDLGDRLGKAGWLNVYAPSSSVMHIGGVSTARVSKKMLRAHHASAYRYLADRHPGLRWKPVLAAVKLGLAVRVKLEGA; encoded by the coding sequence GTGACTGAGCCCCGCAGCTACGGCGACAACCTGGCCGTCGTGACCGTGACGTACTTCGCCGGCGAGACGCTCGAGAAGTTCCTCGACACGCTCGACAAGGCGACCGACCGGGACGTGCGCGTGGTGGTCGCCGACAACGCGTCCACGGACGGCGCGCCGGAGAAGGCGGCCGGGCGGGAGAACGTGCAGCTGGTCAGCATCGGCGAAAACGTGGGGTACGGGACGGCCGCCAACCGGGGCGTCGCGGCGCTCGACGACAGCTACGGGTGGGTCGTGGTGGTCAACCCGGACCTCGAGTGGGAGCCGGGGTCGCTCGACGCGCTGCTGGAGGTCGCGAAGCGGTGGCCGCGCGGGGGCGCGTTCGGGCCGCTGATCCACGACCTCGACGGCACCGTCTACCCGTCCGCGCGGCTGCTGCCGTCGTTCGGGCGCGGGATCGGCCACGCCGTGTTCTCGAAGGTCTGGCCGGGTAACCCGTGGACGCGCCAGTACCGCCAGGAGAACGCGACGCCGGTCGAGCGCACGTCGGAGTGGCTGTCCGGGTCGTGCCAGCTGTTCCGGCGGGAGGCGTTCGACTCCGTCGGCGGCTTCGACACGCGCTACTTCATGTACTTCGAAGACGTCGACCTCGGCGACCGCCTGGGCAAGGCCGGCTGGCTGAACGTCTACGCGCCCTCGTCGAGCGTCATGCACATCGGCGGCGTGTCGACGGCGCGCGTGTCGAAGAAAATGCTGCGCGCGCACCACGCCAGCGCCTACCGCTACCTCGCCGATCGGCACCCGGGCCTGCGGTGGAAGCCCGTGCTCGCGGCGGTGAAACTCGGCCTGGCTGTGCGCGTCAAGCTCGAAGGCGCTTGA
- a CDS encoding N-acetyltransferase gives MNDSEMLELVCARAWPPVVDEPLGEWRLRWADGFTGRANSALAVGDPGRGVPAALAAVCDFAHDRRIPPVVQVIQDSDLERAVAAAGWAEWTEHPAGYQVSVLVGPLPDGPAGAAEVLDEPTSGWWELTAEHPEPGAAERHVLATGKIGYGVVDVAAGATAGAVRGAVVDEWLHVSRLAVRPEFRRRGLASALMNALASWGREHGADKWVLQVAVGNEGALQLYSALGCTEHHRYRYWGPGPGACEDAQS, from the coding sequence GTGAACGACTCGGAAATGCTCGAACTCGTGTGTGCGCGGGCCTGGCCACCGGTGGTCGACGAACCCCTCGGCGAGTGGCGGCTGCGCTGGGCCGACGGCTTCACCGGGCGCGCGAACAGCGCACTCGCCGTGGGCGACCCCGGCCGTGGCGTGCCCGCCGCGTTGGCGGCCGTCTGTGACTTCGCCCACGATCGGAGGATCCCGCCGGTCGTCCAGGTGATCCAGGACAGCGACCTCGAACGCGCGGTTGCCGCCGCGGGCTGGGCCGAGTGGACCGAACACCCCGCGGGGTACCAGGTGTCGGTGCTCGTCGGGCCGTTGCCAGACGGGCCCGCGGGTGCGGCCGAGGTGCTCGACGAACCGACGTCCGGCTGGTGGGAACTGACGGCCGAGCACCCCGAGCCGGGCGCGGCCGAGCGCCACGTGCTGGCCACGGGGAAGATCGGCTACGGCGTGGTGGACGTCGCTGCGGGCGCCACCGCCGGAGCGGTGCGGGGCGCCGTCGTGGACGAGTGGCTGCACGTCTCGCGGCTGGCCGTGCGGCCGGAGTTCCGCCGCCGCGGGCTCGCGTCGGCGCTGATGAACGCGCTGGCCTCCTGGGGCCGCGAACACGGCGCGGACAAGTGGGTGCTGCAGGTGGCCGTCGGCAACGAGGGCGCGTTGCAGCTCTATTCCGCGCTCGGCTGTACGGAGCACCACAGGTACCGCTACTGGGGTCCGGGACCCGGCGCGTGCGAGGATGCGCAGTCGTGA
- a CDS encoding sugar phosphate nucleotidyltransferase gives MTSELEVDAVVLVGGKGTRLRPLTLSAPKPMLPTAGTPYLSHLFSRIRAAGIRHVVLGTSYRAEVFEEYFGDGSAHGLELEYVVEDEPLDTGGAIRNVYDKLRAEHVIIFNGDILSGADLREQLRTHVDSGADVTLHLQRVPDPSRFGSVPTDENGRVQAFLEKAPNPPTDQINAGCYVFRRSVVETIPAGRRVSVERETFPGLLADGAHLHGFVDSSYWLDVGTPEAFVRGSADLVRGIAPTSALVGPTGSSLVLDGASVASSAVLSGGTTVGAKAVIGAGATVDGSVVFDEAVVDAGAIVERSVLGRGARVGADAVLRGVVIGDGASVGAGCELLDGARVWPGVSLADGAIRFSSDA, from the coding sequence GTGACGTCCGAGCTCGAGGTCGACGCCGTCGTGCTGGTCGGGGGCAAGGGCACCCGGCTGCGGCCGCTCACCCTGTCCGCGCCGAAGCCGATGCTGCCGACGGCCGGCACTCCGTACTTGAGTCACCTGTTCTCGCGAATCCGCGCGGCCGGGATCCGCCACGTCGTGCTCGGCACGTCGTACCGCGCGGAGGTGTTCGAGGAGTACTTCGGCGACGGGTCGGCCCACGGGCTCGAGCTCGAATACGTGGTGGAGGACGAACCGCTCGACACGGGTGGCGCGATCCGCAACGTGTACGACAAGCTGCGCGCCGAGCACGTGATCATCTTCAACGGCGACATCCTCTCCGGCGCCGACCTGCGCGAACAGCTGCGGACCCATGTGGACTCCGGCGCCGACGTCACCCTGCACCTGCAGCGGGTGCCCGACCCGAGCCGCTTCGGGTCCGTGCCCACCGACGAGAACGGGCGCGTGCAGGCGTTCCTGGAGAAGGCGCCGAACCCGCCGACGGACCAGATCAACGCCGGCTGCTACGTCTTCCGCCGCTCGGTGGTCGAGACCATTCCGGCGGGCCGGCGCGTGTCGGTCGAGCGCGAGACGTTCCCCGGACTGCTCGCCGACGGCGCGCACCTGCACGGATTCGTCGATTCCTCGTACTGGCTCGACGTCGGCACGCCGGAGGCGTTCGTGCGGGGGAGCGCGGACCTGGTGCGCGGGATCGCGCCGACATCCGCGCTCGTGGGCCCGACCGGCTCGTCCCTGGTGCTGGACGGTGCTTCCGTCGCGTCCTCGGCGGTGTTGTCGGGTGGTACGACCGTCGGTGCGAAGGCCGTGATCGGTGCCGGGGCGACGGTCGACGGCTCGGTCGTGTTCGACGAAGCCGTGGTCGACGCCGGGGCCATTGTGGAGCGTTCGGTGCTGGGCCGCGGCGCGCGCGTCGGCGCCGACGCGGTGCTGCGCGGCGTGGTGATCGGCGACGGCGCGTCCGTCGGTGCGGGCTGCGAACTCCTCGACGGCGCCCGCGTTTGGCCCGGCGTCAGCCTCGCCGACGGCGCCATCCGGTTCTCGAGCGACGCATGA
- a CDS encoding coenzyme F420-0:L-glutamate ligase: protein MLREYPVSEFKDHASAKVEILPVTGLPEFRPGDDLTGALVAAAPWLRSGDVVVVTSKVVSKTEGRLVRVPSEPEARDAARRELIEQETVRVVARVARTVITENPLGIVQAASGIDASNVQGDEVALLPADPDASARALRGGLRERLGVEVAVVITDTMGRAWRIGQIDAAIGSSGVRVLHGYAGQVDSQGNELAVTEIAVADELAAAADLVKGKLGGLPVAVVRGLDIADDGSTARDLVRPVDEDLFRLGTAEALAQGRREAVPNRRSVRAFSDEPVDPSALRRAVASALTAPAPHHTHPVRFVWLRDHGLRTKLLDAMRESWRADLSGDEFTPSQIEKRLSRGDILYRAPEVVIPFLVPEGAHTYRDERRNACEHTMFTVAAGAAVQGLLVSLAAEELGSCWIGSTIFAADLVRSTLGLDSRWEPLGAVAIGHPLETPPIREPGSPGEGLVEL, encoded by the coding sequence ATGTTGCGGGAGTACCCGGTGTCTGAGTTCAAGGACCACGCTTCGGCGAAGGTCGAGATCCTGCCCGTGACCGGGCTGCCGGAGTTCCGGCCAGGCGACGACCTGACGGGTGCGCTGGTGGCCGCGGCGCCGTGGCTGCGCTCCGGCGACGTCGTGGTGGTGACCAGCAAGGTCGTGTCGAAGACCGAGGGCAGGCTCGTGCGCGTGCCGAGCGAACCGGAGGCCCGCGACGCCGCGCGGCGTGAGCTGATCGAGCAGGAGACCGTGCGGGTCGTCGCGCGGGTCGCGCGCACGGTGATCACGGAGAACCCGCTGGGGATCGTGCAGGCGGCGTCGGGCATCGACGCGTCGAACGTGCAGGGCGACGAGGTCGCGCTGCTGCCCGCGGATCCGGACGCGTCGGCGCGGGCGCTGCGCGGCGGGCTGCGCGAACGCCTCGGTGTCGAGGTCGCCGTGGTCATCACCGACACCATGGGCCGCGCGTGGCGGATCGGCCAGATCGACGCGGCGATCGGCTCGTCGGGCGTGCGCGTGCTGCACGGCTACGCCGGCCAGGTGGACTCGCAGGGCAACGAACTCGCCGTCACCGAGATCGCGGTGGCCGACGAACTGGCCGCCGCCGCGGACCTCGTGAAGGGCAAGCTCGGCGGGCTGCCGGTCGCGGTCGTGCGCGGGCTGGACATCGCCGACGACGGCTCGACCGCGCGTGACCTGGTGCGGCCCGTCGACGAAGACCTGTTCCGCCTGGGCACCGCCGAAGCCCTGGCGCAGGGCCGGCGCGAGGCGGTGCCGAACCGGCGCTCCGTGCGGGCGTTCTCCGACGAGCCGGTGGATCCTTCGGCACTGCGGCGCGCCGTCGCATCGGCGCTGACCGCGCCCGCGCCGCACCACACGCACCCCGTGCGGTTCGTCTGGTTGCGCGACCACGGCCTGCGCACGAAGCTGCTCGACGCCATGCGCGAGTCGTGGCGCGCGGACCTCTCGGGCGACGAGTTCACGCCGTCGCAGATCGAGAAACGCTTGTCGCGCGGGGACATCCTGTACCGCGCGCCGGAGGTCGTGATCCCGTTCCTCGTGCCCGAGGGCGCCCACACCTACCGCGACGAGCGGCGGAACGCTTGTGAGCACACGATGTTCACCGTCGCCGCCGGTGCGGCGGTGCAGGGTCTGCTGGTGTCCCTGGCGGCCGAGGAGCTGGGCTCGTGCTGGATCGGGTCCACGATCTTCGCGGCGGACCTCGTGCGCTCGACGCTGGGGCTGGACTCGCGCTGGGAGCCGCTCGGCGCCGTCGCGATCGGGCACCCGTTGGAAACGCCGCCGATCCGTGAGCCGGGCTCGCCAGGGGAAGGACTCGTGGAGCTGTGA
- a CDS encoding DNA-3-methyladenine glycosylase, with the protein MEWRPSFALDLAAVLSPLSRGRGSLNFRGERGVWWLAANTPSGAGTLALLRRPDGVVEAEAWGAGADFLLDGVPSLLGAEDDDSGFVAHHSAVATARRATPGLRLGSTRRVWDSLVLAVLEQKVSGKEAIRSWAELCRWFGTRAPGPGPAFLRVPPSPVAIRSIVDWNWHRIGVDLKRRTALINAARVAPRLEEAVALRGSSGRALLRKVPGIGVWTAAEIAQRAWGDPDAVSFGDYNIPNMVGHTLLGRRIDDEEMAELLAPYAPQRQRAVRYLEACGARAPRFGPRIELRDYRAM; encoded by the coding sequence ATCGAGTGGCGCCCGTCCTTCGCGCTGGACTTGGCCGCCGTGCTCAGTCCGCTCAGCCGTGGCCGCGGCTCGCTGAACTTCCGCGGCGAGCGCGGCGTGTGGTGGCTGGCCGCCAACACCCCTTCCGGAGCCGGGACCCTGGCTCTGCTGCGCCGTCCCGACGGTGTGGTCGAAGCGGAGGCGTGGGGCGCCGGCGCCGATTTCCTGCTCGACGGCGTGCCCTCGCTGCTGGGCGCCGAAGACGACGACTCCGGTTTTGTCGCCCACCATTCCGCGGTCGCCACGGCGCGCCGAGCAACCCCCGGCCTGCGCCTCGGCTCGACGCGGCGCGTGTGGGACTCGCTCGTGCTGGCCGTGCTGGAGCAGAAGGTGTCCGGCAAGGAGGCGATCCGCTCGTGGGCGGAGCTGTGCCGGTGGTTCGGCACGCGGGCACCGGGTCCGGGGCCGGCCTTTCTGCGCGTGCCCCCGTCGCCGGTGGCGATTCGCTCCATTGTGGACTGGAACTGGCACCGCATCGGCGTCGACCTGAAACGGCGGACGGCGCTGATCAACGCCGCCCGCGTCGCGCCCCGCCTCGAGGAAGCCGTGGCCCTGCGGGGCTCTTCCGGCCGAGCCCTGCTGCGCAAGGTCCCGGGCATCGGCGTCTGGACCGCGGCGGAAATCGCCCAGCGCGCCTGGGGCGACCCGGACGCGGTCAGCTTCGGCGACTACAACATCCCGAACATGGTCGGCCACACGCTGCTGGGCCGCCGCATCGACGACGAGGAGATGGCGGAGCTGCTCGCGCCCTACGCCCCGCAACGCCAACGCGCCGTGCGCTACCTGGAGGCGTGCGGCGCGCGGGCGCCGAGGTTCGGGCCCCGCATCGAACTCCGCGACTACCGCGCGATGTAG
- the fdxA gene encoding ferredoxin, whose amino-acid sequence MTYVIAEPCVDVLDKACIDECPVDCIYEGERMLYIHPDECVDCGACEPVCPVEAIYYEDDVPDNWSDYTKANVDFFDTLGSPGGASKVGKTDHDPAFIKALPPQGE is encoded by the coding sequence GTGACCTACGTGATCGCCGAGCCCTGCGTCGACGTGCTCGACAAGGCGTGTATCGACGAGTGCCCCGTGGACTGCATCTACGAGGGCGAGCGGATGCTGTACATCCACCCCGACGAGTGCGTCGACTGCGGCGCCTGCGAACCGGTCTGCCCGGTCGAGGCCATCTACTACGAGGACGACGTCCCCGACAACTGGTCCGACTACACCAAGGCGAACGTCGACTTTTTCGACACGCTCGGCTCGCCGGGCGGTGCCTCCAAGGTGGGCAAGACCGATCACGACCCCGCCTTCATCAAGGCGCTGCCCCCGCAGGGCGAATGA
- a CDS encoding GntR family transcriptional regulator: protein MTVSYDSASPVPPYEQVRSSIAAQINDGTLAVGAKLPTVRALAAELGVAPNTVARAYRELEEAGLLETRGRAGSFVGASGDESRSRARLAAADYATVTRQLGLPAEEALAIVEAALR from the coding sequence GTGACCGTCAGCTACGACAGCGCCTCCCCCGTGCCCCCGTACGAACAAGTCCGGTCGTCCATCGCGGCGCAGATCAACGACGGGACGCTCGCGGTCGGGGCGAAGCTCCCGACGGTCCGCGCCCTCGCCGCCGAGCTGGGCGTCGCGCCGAACACCGTCGCGCGCGCCTACCGCGAACTCGAGGAGGCCGGGCTGCTCGAAACCCGCGGCCGGGCAGGCAGTTTCGTGGGCGCTTCGGGCGACGAGTCCCGCTCACGGGCTCGCCTCGCCGCCGCGGACTACGCCACCGTGACGCGGCAGCTGGGATTGCCGGCGGAGGAAGCGCTGGCCATCGTCGAGGCCGCTCTCCGCTGA
- a CDS encoding TetR/AcrR family transcriptional regulator, giving the protein MTATSRKEKAAETETALKEAAKRVFARKGYLNTKITDITAEAGRAAGSFYNHFASKEELLEALLGDLAAASDEDALAEDHLTDFSDPAAVRWHVRQYWNFYRANAPTMQALRQAAMVNDDFARTFTNFGVTQAADLDGHLAQVTAAGYRLPASAQLSIAMMYQLIDSAAQMWLTGPQPSDRSTPGDDEAIEALTRFVYRGFTGRDV; this is encoded by the coding sequence ATGACGGCGACGAGCCGCAAGGAGAAGGCCGCCGAGACGGAGACCGCGCTCAAGGAGGCGGCCAAGCGCGTGTTCGCCCGGAAGGGCTACCTGAACACGAAGATCACCGACATCACGGCGGAAGCCGGCCGCGCGGCGGGCTCGTTCTACAACCACTTCGCGAGCAAGGAGGAGCTGCTCGAAGCGCTCCTGGGCGACCTGGCCGCGGCGAGCGACGAGGACGCGCTGGCCGAAGACCACCTCACGGATTTCAGCGACCCGGCTGCCGTGCGCTGGCACGTGCGCCAGTACTGGAACTTCTACCGAGCCAACGCGCCGACGATGCAGGCACTGCGACAGGCGGCGATGGTGAACGACGACTTCGCGCGTACGTTCACGAATTTCGGCGTGACGCAGGCGGCCGACCTCGACGGGCACCTGGCCCAGGTCACGGCCGCCGGCTACCGGTTGCCCGCGTCGGCGCAGCTCAGCATCGCGATGATGTACCAGCTGATCGACAGCGCGGCGCAGATGTGGCTGACCGGCCCACAGCCGTCGGACCGGAGCACGCCGGGCGACGACGAGGCGATCGAAGCGCTGACCCGGTTCGTCTACCGCGGGTTCACGGGACGCGACGTCTGA